From a single Campylobacter concisus genomic region:
- a CDS encoding SDR family NAD(P)-dependent oxidoreductase, whose product MKKTAFVTGATSGFGEAIARRLSKEGYKIVALARREDRLKKLAAELGDTHIIVADIRDKEAVFKAVESLPDKFKDIEVLVNNAGMALGLEKTIDAKVEDFEAMIDTNVKGLIYSTKAVLPLLYKQEKGYIFNLGSTAGSWPYPGSNVYGATKAFVKQFSLNLRNDLVGTNIRVTNIEPGLCKTEFSEVRFRGDKAKADSLYENTNFITSEDIATILVNCLNMPGSVNINRVEVMANTQTWAGLAIEKF is encoded by the coding sequence ATGAAAAAGACAGCTTTTGTAACCGGTGCAACATCTGGATTTGGCGAGGCGATCGCCAGAAGACTCTCAAAAGAGGGCTACAAGATAGTCGCTCTTGCAAGGCGAGAAGATAGGCTAAAGAAGCTTGCAGCAGAGCTTGGCGATACGCATATTATCGTAGCTGACATACGCGACAAAGAGGCTGTTTTTAAGGCGGTAGAGAGCTTACCTGATAAATTTAAGGATATCGAAGTGCTTGTAAATAACGCTGGTATGGCTCTTGGACTTGAAAAGACGATAGATGCGAAGGTGGAGGACTTTGAGGCGATGATAGACACCAACGTCAAGGGTCTTATCTACTCAACAAAGGCGGTTTTGCCGCTACTTTACAAACAGGAAAAGGGCTATATATTTAACCTAGGCTCGACAGCTGGCTCATGGCCATATCCTGGAAGTAACGTTTATGGTGCCACAAAGGCCTTTGTAAAGCAGTTTAGTCTAAATTTAAGAAACGATCTAGTTGGCACAAATATCAGGGTGACAAACATCGAACCAGGGCTTTGCAAGACTGAATTTAGTGAGGTTAGATTTAGGGGAGATAAGGCAAAGGCGGATAGCCTTTATGAAAATACAAATTTCATCACATCTGAGGATATCGCGACTATTTTGGTAAATTGTCTAAATATGCCCGGAAGTGTTAATATAAATAGAGTCGAAGTCATGGCAAATACGCAGACTTGGGCTGGGCTTGCGATAGAAAAATTTTAA
- a CDS encoding Na+/H+ antiporter NhaC family protein: MITFFSIALFGVDPEVAKRNAEIYGVFTLIPPVVAIALAFITKDVILSLFIGVFSGTFLINIINENFFMGIVKGFTGIVSRVVESMADKTDSGILLQVLCIGGVVALITKMGGTKAVALWLSKKAKSGISAQISTWLMGIFVFFDDYANALIVGPIMRPISDKFKISREKLAFIIDATAAPIAGIAIISTWVGLEVSLIEKGYELVGETGINAYSIFIETIPYRFYNLFILFFIVCTALMQREYGPMLLAERRARRGELHSGKTQIQDLEDKTLEPKEGVKLSAANAVVPLLVLVIGAFTSFYFSGLAALEGDTLKNALANPLSFSTFKDTFGAADSATSLFQAALLASIVAITMGVWRKIFDVKEAISTWVKGWKTMIITVVILLLAWSLSAVIKELGTSRYLVDLLSSSTPKFILPVAVFILGSFISFSTGTSYGTMGILMPLAIPLAYAVGKNYGLEGDAMHAYMIVNISGVLTGAIFGDHCSPISDTTILSSMGAGCNHIDHVSTQMVYALSVCAVCVLVGYLPVALGLSVWIALPCGFLAIWALVRFVGKKVEA; this comes from the coding sequence ATTATTACTTTTTTTAGCATTGCGCTTTTTGGAGTTGATCCAGAAGTGGCAAAGAGAAACGCTGAAATTTATGGTGTATTCACGCTTATACCGCCAGTTGTGGCAATAGCACTTGCCTTTATCACAAAAGACGTCATCTTGTCGCTATTTATAGGTGTTTTTAGCGGAACGTTTCTCATAAATATCATCAATGAAAACTTCTTTATGGGTATCGTAAAAGGCTTTACAGGTATCGTTTCAAGGGTCGTTGAATCAATGGCTGATAAGACTGATTCAGGAATTTTACTTCAAGTGCTTTGTATCGGTGGTGTGGTCGCACTCATTACAAAAATGGGTGGTACAAAGGCAGTTGCTCTTTGGCTTAGTAAAAAGGCAAAAAGCGGCATTTCAGCTCAAATTTCAACATGGCTCATGGGAATTTTTGTATTTTTTGATGACTATGCAAATGCTCTAATAGTAGGTCCAATCATGAGACCAATAAGCGATAAATTTAAAATAAGCCGCGAAAAGCTAGCTTTTATCATAGATGCTACTGCGGCACCGATCGCTGGTATTGCTATCATCTCGACATGGGTTGGCCTTGAGGTTTCACTCATCGAAAAGGGCTATGAGCTAGTTGGAGAGACTGGCATTAATGCTTATTCTATATTTATCGAGACAATTCCATATAGATTTTACAACCTCTTCATCTTATTTTTTATAGTCTGTACAGCCTTGATGCAACGTGAATACGGACCAATGCTATTAGCTGAAAGACGCGCTAGAAGAGGCGAGCTTCACTCGGGCAAAACTCAAATCCAAGATCTTGAAGATAAAACACTTGAGCCAAAAGAGGGTGTAAAACTAAGTGCTGCAAATGCTGTTGTGCCACTTCTTGTGTTGGTTATTGGCGCATTTACTAGTTTTTACTTTAGTGGTCTTGCTGCACTTGAGGGCGATACTCTTAAAAATGCACTTGCTAATCCGCTTTCATTTTCTACATTTAAAGATACTTTTGGCGCAGCAGACTCAGCTACATCGCTATTTCAAGCAGCGTTACTTGCTAGTATCGTAGCTATTACAATGGGCGTTTGGCGTAAAATTTTTGACGTAAAAGAGGCTATTAGCACATGGGTAAAGGGCTGGAAGACTATGATTATCACGGTTGTCATTTTGCTTCTTGCGTGGAGCCTTAGTGCTGTTATCAAAGAACTTGGCACATCAAGATATTTGGTTGATCTATTAAGCTCTTCTACACCTAAATTTATCCTGCCAGTTGCTGTTTTTATTCTTGGTTCGTTTATTAGCTTCTCAACTGGAACAAGCTATGGCACAATGGGTATTTTAATGCCTCTAGCTATCCCACTAGCTTATGCTGTCGGCAAAAACTACGGCCTAGAGGGCGATGCGATGCATGCATATATGATCGTAAATATTTCAGGCGTGCTTACAGGCGCAATCTTTGGCGATCACTGCTCACCGATATCGGATACTACGATACTTTCATCAATGGGCGCAGGATGTAATCATATCGATCACGTATCGACTCAAATGGTCTATGCGCTTAGCGTTTGTGCAGTTTGTGTGCTAGTTGGTTACTTGCCGGTTGCACTTGGTCTTAGCGTTTGGATCGCACTTCCTTGCGGATTTTTAGCGATTTGGGCACTAGTTAGATTTGTTGGAAAGAAAGTAGAAGCATAA
- the ilvA gene encoding threonine ammonia-lyase, translating into MVSLNKIIQAKITIGHFVNKTPFALSAKLSKNLGASIYLKEENLQRTGAYKIRGAYNKIASLSDEERKRGVVAASAGNHAQGVAISAKEFGVHACIIMPESTPLLKVAGTKDLGAEVILKGDNFDEAYAFAVNYAKDKGMTFVHPFNDEYVMAGQGTVGLEMLDEISDLDIVIVPVGGGGLASGVASCIKQVNPKTKVICVGAKGAPAMFNSYGAKKSINSKSVRTIADGIAVRDASEITLANIIECVDEFVQVDDEEIATAILFLLETQKIVVEGAGAAGVAALMHDKIKFKKGAKIGVVLSGGNIDVQVLSIIIEKGLIKSHRKMTLQITLVDKPGALMSLTDSLKSANANIVKIDYDRFSTRLDYGDASITITLETKGLEHQEKIKEVLTKNGFSFTQLF; encoded by the coding sequence ATGGTTTCACTAAATAAAATCATCCAAGCAAAGATCACGATCGGTCATTTCGTAAATAAAACTCCATTTGCTTTGAGTGCGAAACTTAGTAAAAATTTGGGAGCAAGCATCTATCTAAAAGAAGAAAATTTACAACGAACTGGAGCTTATAAGATAAGAGGTGCTTACAATAAAATAGCTAGCCTAAGCGATGAAGAGAGAAAGCGTGGCGTAGTAGCCGCAAGTGCTGGCAATCACGCTCAAGGCGTAGCGATAAGTGCGAAAGAATTTGGCGTACACGCTTGTATCATCATGCCAGAATCAACCCCACTTCTAAAGGTTGCTGGTACGAAAGACCTTGGTGCAGAAGTTATTTTAAAGGGTGATAATTTTGACGAGGCGTATGCTTTTGCGGTTAATTACGCCAAAGATAAGGGTATGACTTTTGTTCATCCATTTAACGACGAGTACGTCATGGCGGGGCAGGGCACTGTTGGGCTTGAGATGCTTGATGAGATAAGTGACCTTGATATAGTCATCGTTCCAGTTGGCGGCGGCGGATTAGCTAGTGGTGTGGCAAGCTGTATAAAACAAGTTAATCCAAAGACAAAAGTAATCTGTGTCGGTGCAAAAGGCGCTCCAGCGATGTTTAATAGCTACGGCGCTAAAAAGAGTATAAACTCAAAATCAGTCCGCACCATAGCAGATGGCATCGCTGTGCGTGATGCGAGCGAGATCACACTGGCAAATATTATTGAGTGTGTTGATGAGTTTGTGCAAGTTGATGATGAGGAGATCGCAACTGCGATTTTGTTTTTGCTAGAGACTCAAAAGATCGTTGTAGAAGGAGCTGGCGCAGCTGGCGTGGCAGCACTTATGCATGATAAGATCAAATTTAAAAAAGGCGCAAAGATAGGCGTGGTGCTAAGTGGTGGAAATATCGATGTTCAGGTACTTTCTATTATTATCGAAAAGGGTCTTATCAAGTCTCACCGCAAGATGACCTTGCAAATCACACTTGTGGATAAGCCAGGAGCGCTCATGAGCCTAACAGATAGTCTCAAATCAGCAAACGCAAACATCGTCAAGATCGACTACGATCGCTTCTCGACAAGGCTTGATTATGGCGATGCAAGCATTACGATCACGCTTGAAACAAAGGGTCTTGAGCATCAAGAAAAGATCAAAGAAGTTCTTACTAAAAATGGATTTTCTTTCACTCAACTATTTTAA
- the trmA gene encoding tRNA (uridine(54)-C5)-methyltransferase TrmA: protein MDCNYLKECGSCTLFTPYDEQILFKTDLIKQNFSEFYDGEFDVFSSKPKHYRTRAEFGIWHEGSKLCYTMHASEKGKKVFIDDCPKVCEQISDLMPSLLYGLQENEILRAKLFGVEFISCKSGILVTLLYHKRLDNEFEAAMKILANKLNVTILARSRGQKLLSCELNLIDELDVGGEIYKFSLSENAFIQPNRAVNEKMIAWAKECVQGGADLLELYCGHGNFTIPLSFKFKNVLATEISKSSIANAFKNCELNKAKNIKFLRMDADELMSAFAGVREFNRLKDINLSNFNFSHILVDPPRAGLSESVINFIKNFKNIIYISCNPETLKENLKELCKSHEVIKFAIFDQFANTHHIECGVLLRAKE from the coding sequence TTGGATTGCAATTATCTAAAAGAGTGTGGCTCTTGCACTCTTTTTACTCCTTATGATGAGCAAATTTTATTTAAAACTGATCTTATAAAACAAAATTTTTCAGAGTTTTATGATGGTGAGTTTGATGTTTTTAGCTCAAAACCAAAACACTACCGTACAAGAGCTGAGTTTGGTATCTGGCACGAAGGCAGCAAGCTTTGCTATACTATGCATGCAAGCGAAAAGGGCAAAAAGGTCTTTATAGATGATTGTCCAAAGGTCTGCGAGCAAATTTCAGATCTCATGCCAAGCTTGCTTTATGGCTTACAAGAGAACGAAATACTGCGCGCAAAGCTTTTTGGAGTGGAATTTATCTCTTGTAAAAGTGGTATTTTGGTTACACTTCTTTACCATAAAAGGCTTGATAACGAGTTTGAGGCGGCTATGAAAATTTTAGCTAACAAGCTTAATGTCACCATACTTGCTAGATCTCGTGGGCAAAAGCTGCTAAGTTGTGAGCTAAATTTGATTGATGAGCTAGACGTTGGTGGTGAAATTTATAAATTTAGCCTAAGTGAGAATGCCTTTATCCAGCCAAATAGAGCCGTAAATGAAAAGATGATAGCTTGGGCAAAAGAGTGTGTGCAAGGCGGTGCTGACCTTCTTGAGCTCTACTGCGGACATGGAAATTTTACTATTCCGCTTTCATTTAAATTTAAAAACGTTCTTGCCACTGAAATTTCAAAAAGCTCGATCGCAAATGCCTTTAAAAACTGTGAGCTAAACAAGGCTAAAAATATCAAATTTTTACGAATGGATGCTGACGAGCTTATGAGCGCATTTGCTGGCGTTAGGGAATTTAATAGACTAAAGGATATAAATTTAAGCAACTTTAACTTCTCTCATATTCTTGTCGATCCGCCTCGCGCAGGATTAAGCGAAAGTGTCATAAATTTCATCAAAAATTTCAAAAATATCATCTATATCTCGTGCAATCCAGAGACTCTAAAAGAAAATTTAAAAGAGCTTTGTAAAAGCCATGAAGTGATAAAATTTGCCATTTTTGATCAGTTTGCAAATACTCATCACATCGAGTGTGGCGTGCTACTAAGGGCAAAAGAATAA
- a CDS encoding S8 family serine peptidase, whose translation MKRSILNKKCIFISAACCALLFTNSLKANDQESGKFGDISSWQSAEYEAYWGLKRINAAIAYALGVTGKGVTLGVMDSGALLSHPELSDGRISALKISGSYYKDGQKYPDTEHGNSPFLKKGSTDKNRADFGDFKKGDKFEADGNWIAGVNDSHGTHVAGTIAGSRDGKGMHGVAFDSKLIVGNTGGTDGMTYGPNQDYNFFLASYEGLAKAGARAINNSWGSNRKFYKAYEGAIGFDGGNSLDIKDLDAAYKSYYPFVTNGKNFLDAAYEVAKKYGIIQVFTAGNRNGMKESYTRAMLPYFRPDAEKYWINVTGMTDGDAQHFNTAGHSKWWSIAAPGKSIKSSTVDPKNGNAGYDSWDGTSMAAPHVTGALGLVMQRYPYMSNSQARDVLLTTARQVRDEFKKPADTRRISGFTAPLGVPDERWGWGALDMSKAMFGPGQLLGVFDVSLDTDDLYSNNISDVAIKYRKTEDEAEAQIWANRKAELEQMSNLTAEQRAELDIGNAREKAREQRASEGYEGTLIKRGLGTLKLAGTNSYTGKTIIKSGKITALNQSLKSSEVVVENGGALEIVKEMSVREIDRNKFSQKLSFKDVTRKSTNDAVKATIKTGGSYIISNNAANLNLKFEKNSIIDISKPDVDIMKRLYDDSSKAKTYTVTGNFSGYNDTILRKYAFFDLSRNYSDNKLELTLKKSKNTITSIAASDNQKRVAQLIESTASRPALLASPFRSRPAVITSDLYRHFIYATPKEASDTLKTFANNANLAQHNAFLLENILLKNAIINHEFDPFSAKAIDASGMNFWSNTMANAMKFDDVKANSLTQLFGFDGSINDVFTLGGVLGASSEKVKEDGDDAYKTKGTSIGIYGKSQIASTKLDLGLIYTNSKRKTQNGATIVSFYSDEHVKSKEKALTAYANLALTSFNSANFSLNPYVGASYLRMKTDSTSQNVGIFRMDVDEKTRNLGVFSIGLNPSVPFSLSSTKMKFEADLAYNRLVGDTRPNIGVNIANAGYLELEGKEVRDLGTASLGVKANVYKNINLGLSYTGAFAKDVKSNSVNAKFEILF comes from the coding sequence GTGAAAAGATCCATTTTAAATAAAAAATGTATTTTTATAAGTGCAGCTTGTTGTGCTCTTTTGTTTACAAATTCGCTAAAAGCCAACGATCAAGAAAGTGGTAAATTTGGCGACATAAGTAGCTGGCAGAGCGCTGAATATGAAGCATACTGGGGACTAAAGCGTATCAATGCAGCTATTGCGTATGCTCTTGGAGTGACAGGCAAAGGTGTGACGCTTGGCGTTATGGACTCTGGCGCATTACTTAGCCACCCTGAACTTAGTGACGGTAGGATAAGCGCACTAAAAATTTCTGGTAGCTACTACAAAGACGGACAAAAATATCCAGATACTGAGCACGGCAACTCTCCTTTTTTAAAAAAGGGAAGCACTGATAAAAATAGAGCTGACTTTGGCGACTTTAAAAAAGGTGATAAATTTGAAGCTGATGGCAACTGGATCGCTGGTGTAAACGACTCGCACGGCACGCACGTAGCTGGCACAATTGCTGGCTCAAGAGATGGTAAAGGGATGCATGGTGTAGCATTTGACTCAAAACTTATAGTAGGAAATACTGGCGGAACCGATGGTATGACATATGGACCAAACCAAGACTACAACTTCTTTTTAGCATCTTATGAGGGACTAGCTAAAGCTGGTGCAAGAGCTATAAATAATAGTTGGGGTTCAAACCGAAAATTTTATAAAGCTTATGAGGGAGCAATTGGATTTGATGGTGGCAATAGCTTAGATATAAAAGATCTTGACGCAGCCTATAAAAGCTACTATCCATTTGTCACAAATGGTAAAAATTTCTTAGATGCTGCTTATGAAGTCGCCAAAAAATACGGCATCATTCAAGTCTTCACTGCCGGAAATAGAAATGGCATGAAAGAGTCATACACAAGAGCAATGCTTCCATATTTTCGTCCAGATGCTGAAAAATACTGGATAAACGTTACTGGAATGACAGATGGCGATGCACAACATTTTAATACCGCAGGACACTCAAAATGGTGGAGTATCGCAGCACCTGGTAAAAGTATAAAATCAAGCACAGTTGATCCTAAAAATGGAAACGCTGGTTATGATAGCTGGGATGGTACATCAATGGCAGCTCCACACGTCACTGGCGCACTTGGTCTTGTCATGCAAAGATATCCATATATGAGCAACTCTCAAGCAAGAGATGTTTTACTAACTACCGCAAGACAAGTTAGAGATGAGTTTAAAAAGCCAGCCGATACAAGAAGAATTTCTGGCTTTACTGCGCCACTTGGCGTACCTGATGAGCGCTGGGGCTGGGGAGCACTTGATATGTCAAAGGCTATGTTTGGACCAGGACAGCTACTAGGCGTATTTGATGTAAGTCTAGACACAGACGATCTTTACTCAAATAATATCAGTGATGTAGCCATAAAATACAGAAAGACTGAGGATGAAGCAGAGGCACAAATTTGGGCTAATCGCAAAGCCGAGCTTGAACAAATGTCAAATTTAACAGCCGAGCAAAGGGCTGAACTTGATATAGGCAACGCTAGAGAAAAAGCAAGAGAGCAAAGAGCTAGCGAAGGCTACGAAGGAACTCTTATTAAGAGAGGTCTAGGCACTCTAAAACTAGCAGGCACCAACTCATACACTGGCAAAACCATAATAAAAAGTGGCAAGATCACAGCACTAAATCAATCACTAAAATCAAGCGAAGTAGTAGTCGAAAATGGTGGTGCACTTGAGATTGTTAAAGAGATGAGTGTTAGAGAGATTGATAGAAATAAATTTTCTCAAAAGCTATCTTTTAAAGACGTAACTAGAAAAAGTACAAATGACGCAGTAAAAGCTACTATAAAAACAGGCGGTAGTTATATCATCTCAAATAATGCAGCAAATTTAAATCTAAAATTTGAAAAGAACTCTATCATAGATATAAGCAAGCCAGATGTAGATATCATGAAAAGACTATATGATGATAGCTCAAAAGCAAAAACTTACACCGTAACTGGAAATTTTAGTGGCTATAATGACACCATCTTAAGAAAATATGCATTTTTTGATCTTAGTAGAAATTATAGTGACAACAAGCTAGAATTAACACTTAAAAAATCAAAAAACACGATAACAAGTATTGCAGCTAGCGATAACCAAAAAAGAGTAGCGCAACTCATAGAGAGTACAGCTAGCAGACCAGCACTCCTTGCTTCGCCGTTTAGAAGTAGACCAGCAGTCATCACGAGTGATCTATATAGACACTTCATCTACGCTACACCAAAAGAAGCAAGTGATACGCTAAAAACATTTGCAAATAATGCAAATTTAGCTCAACATAATGCATTTTTACTAGAAAACATCTTACTCAAAAATGCAATTATCAACCATGAATTTGATCCATTCAGTGCAAAAGCAATCGATGCGAGTGGTATGAATTTTTGGTCAAATACCATGGCTAATGCTATGAAATTTGATGATGTAAAAGCAAACTCACTCACTCAGCTTTTTGGATTTGACGGTAGCATAAATGATGTTTTCACACTTGGTGGCGTGCTTGGTGCTAGCAGTGAAAAAGTAAAAGAAGATGGCGATGATGCTTATAAAACAAAAGGCACAAGTATAGGCATCTACGGAAAAAGCCAGATCGCTAGCACAAAACTAGACCTTGGTCTCATATATACAAATTCTAAACGAAAAACGCAAAATGGTGCTACGATCGTTAGTTTCTACTCAGATGAGCATGTAAAAAGCAAGGAAAAAGCACTTACTGCTTACGCAAATTTGGCACTAACTAGCTTTAACAGTGCGAATTTCTCACTAAATCCTTATGTGGGCGCAAGCTATCTACGCATGAAAACTGATAGTACTAGCCAAAATGTAGGAATTTTCAGAATGGACGTTGATGAAAAAACTAGGAATTTAGGTGTATTTAGCATAGGTCTAAACCCTAGCGTACCATTTAGTCTTAGTAGTACAAAGATGAAATTTGAAGCTGATCTAGCCTACAATAGACTAGTTGGCGATACAAGACCAAATATCGGCGTAAATATCGCAAATGCTGGATACTTAGAACTTGAAGGAAAAGAGGTACGCGATCTTGGCACAGCTAGCCTTGGTGTAAAGGCGAATGTTTATAAAAATATAAATTTAGGCCTATCTTACACAGGTGCTTTTGCTAAAGACGTGAAGTCAAACAGCGTAAATGCGAAATTTGAAATTTTGTTTTAA
- a CDS encoding ankyrin repeat domain-containing protein gives MKKVVFFLFFSVCFLINLHALECSDLAKKENFKTTPNDLAYTNEGLFYCDGSLLNLKEVKELFDASVAVRSESQSCVGDRVYKENLNKLRWLLLKASFAPELYQKELAEPKVAEREKDARMEYLRYWANESLFNFLKYKKFLEAYKNVQTPLVKFYESLGLDTPSAVYYATSVVNEFLTFGVGKSVNKAKILTPEQNIMAQRINSDELANLLYSKNFSTAELTNLLNIALLNEKSSDMIKEIIRRGADVNLGDETPLFFALKNIENVKILLANKADVNHKNFFGKSVLFYAVQFSDKPLCELLLKNGANANESYIDENAKMNMINLGMTQVEDTCGLEHTNRSVFMHAAAHATPEILKLLIDNGADINVTDDAGFNALDYAMKEQNEKTIKFLENLGLKPNFN, from the coding sequence ATGAAAAAAGTAGTTTTTTTTCTCTTTTTTAGCGTTTGTTTTTTGATAAATTTACACGCTTTAGAGTGCAGTGATCTTGCCAAAAAAGAGAACTTTAAAACTACTCCAAACGATCTTGCTTACACGAATGAGGGGCTATTTTACTGTGATGGCTCACTTTTAAACTTAAAAGAGGTAAAAGAGCTTTTTGATGCGAGTGTGGCTGTGAGAAGTGAGTCTCAAAGCTGCGTTGGCGATAGAGTTTATAAAGAAAATTTAAACAAGCTCAGATGGCTTTTGCTAAAAGCATCATTTGCGCCTGAGCTTTACCAAAAAGAGCTTGCAGAGCCAAAGGTTGCTGAGAGAGAAAAAGACGCCAGAATGGAGTATCTTAGGTACTGGGCAAACGAGAGTTTGTTTAATTTTTTAAAATATAAAAAATTTTTAGAAGCCTATAAAAATGTCCAAACTCCGCTTGTAAAATTTTATGAAAGCCTTGGGCTTGATACGCCAAGTGCTGTGTATTACGCGACTAGCGTGGTAAATGAGTTTTTGACTTTTGGTGTCGGTAAAAGTGTAAATAAAGCTAAAATTTTAACACCTGAGCAAAATATAATGGCTCAAAGGATAAATTCCGATGAGCTAGCAAATTTGCTTTACTCAAAAAATTTCAGTACCGCTGAGCTTACAAATTTACTTAATATCGCGCTTTTAAACGAAAAAAGTAGTGATATGATAAAAGAGATCATAAGGCGTGGGGCCGATGTGAATTTAGGCGATGAGACACCGCTATTTTTTGCTTTAAAAAATATAGAAAATGTAAAAATTTTACTTGCAAATAAAGCCGATGTAAATCACAAAAATTTCTTTGGAAAAAGTGTACTTTTTTATGCTGTGCAGTTTAGCGATAAGCCACTTTGTGAGCTTTTGCTAAAAAATGGTGCCAATGCAAATGAGAGTTACATAGACGAAAATGCCAAGATGAATATGATAAATTTGGGTATGACGCAAGTTGAAGATACATGCGGTCTAGAGCATACAAACAGAAGCGTTTTTATGCATGCAGCAGCTCATGCAACGCCAGAAATTTTAAAACTTTTGATAGATAATGGCGCTGATATCAACGTTACTGATGATGCTGGATTTAACGCGCTTGACTATGCCATGAAAGAACAAAACGAAAAGACGATCAAATTTTTAGAAAATTTGGGCTTAAAGCCAAATTTCAATTAG